cctagaaaggacatgttgcgccctaacttggttagcacataaattgaaacattatttgtcatcttacactacttacctcatttcgcgcttggatccgttgaagtatatttttcaaaagcctatgcccacagggaggcttgcgaagtggcagattttgctcacagagtttgacatcgtctatgtgacacAGATCGCAATGAAAGCCCAAGTGTTGGCTGAttatttggccgagaacccggtcgatgaataatatgagccattgaggacttattttcccgatgaagaggtgatgcatattgacgagctagAGCGGactgaaaaaccaggttggaaacttttctttgatggggcttctaacatgaaaggagttggaatatgagccgtgcttatttctgaaatagggcatcactatcctgttacggcttagtttcgtttttattgtaccaacaatatggctgagtacgaagcatgaattttgggtttaaggctagcttcAAACATGGATGTCCAGGGAGTCTTGTCTTGAGAGactcagatcttctggtacatcaaattcaaggagaatgggaaacacgagatttgaatctcataccgtaccgacaatgtttgcatgatctttgtcaacggtttcgattagtggagttcaagcatattccaagggtccataatgaggtggccgatgctttggctaacctgacatcaatgttgcaccatacAGATAAAGcttatgttgatcctctacatattcaagtccgagatcagcatgcttactgtaacatggtggaagaagaacttgatggtgaactgtggttccatgatatcagggagtacatcagaatgggggtatatccagtgcaagccacgggggatcaaaagagaacaattcgacggttggcaagtggatttttcttcagtggaggagttttgtataaaagaactccagatcttggattgttgagatgcatagatacTAAACAAGCCACGACtgtcatgaccgaagtacattctggagtctgcagaccgcatatgagtggatatgtgccggcgaagaaaattctccgagcaggttattattggctcaccatggagcgagattgtattagttttgtgcgcaaatgtcatcaatgccaggtacatggagatttaattcattctctaccatcagaattgcacacaatgaaggcaccatggcctttcgttgcttggggcatggatgtcattggaccaattgaaccagcagcatccaacgagCACAGGTTCATtatggtggccattgattatttcaccaagtgggttgaggctaaaactctcaagtctgtgaccaagaaagcaatgGTCGATttcgttcactcaaatatcatctgtcgatttgggataccaaaggcgatcgtcacagataatggtgctaatcttaatagtaacttgatgaaagaggtatgtcaacaatttaagattacgcatcgcaattccaccccatatcgccccaaggaaAATAGAGCAgccgaggcagccaacaagaacataaagaagatacttcggaaaatggtggaaggttccaagcaatggcatgaaaagttaccaatggcattgttgggttatcgcactactgttcgcacttcagtgggtgcaactccttacttgttggtatatggcactgaagtagtgatacttgcagaagttgaaatcccgtctcTTTGGATTGTTGCTGAGGCCGAGATTgaggatgatgagtgggtcaaaacccgtttggagcagttaagTTTTATCGATGAGAAGAGATTGGAAGCAGTGTGTCATGggcagttatatcaaaagagaatggcaagagcgtacaacaaaaaggtgcatccccgaaagtttgaagtgggtcagcaagtattaaaGTGCATCCTTCCATACCAGGCCGAAgcgaagggcaagttcgccccaaattggcaagggccgttcaTTGTAataagagtgttgtccaatggtgctttgtatctaATAGATATCGAAGGCAAATGGgtagacatgactatcaattctgatgcagtcaagagatattatgtatgattttttgGTTCAATTATTGAttatttgtacttggcattgtttcgaagattggaataacGAAGgtaatttgttctgctatctaaatactctACCCTTTGTTtcctcttttgagccttatttattttatttcatacccTTTTTTGGAATCCataatgaaaaagaagaaaagaaaaagaaagaaaaaaaaagaaaagaagcgaaaagagaaagtacaagaaaacaaagaaattcaggtgtgaactacgtttgacctgattcatgttaaggatacgtaggcagcctcacggctcggtcatatcatatcaaaataaaaatcataaatccccaagcaagaaactggggcagaagttgtgatggTGGTAAGAGATCAgattccaaaagttataattttgaCCCATTTAAGTTGCTTTGAGCCTTtttgatacccttttctttccaaacatatccaaAGAGCCCACATTGCCGTCTAAAGAAAGACCTCCTGATCAATCTTTGAGAGATGACAAGTCAAGCAAGTAAAGAGGATttatatcaggggcaacactccgttttaagaaagagaaatcaaaaaatgagagagtcttattggtgaaaaccctcgtgggcaccaagaggcgacgaaagctgagagaaagtaaaaatgagagagtattattggtgaaaaccttcacgggcaccatgaggcgacaaggaattgaggaatgaaaaaatgagagaggtttgtcggtgaaaatccttcagggcactgcaagccgAACAAGGTCTATAAGCTGGCAGAAAGTAAACATCGGGTTGCGgagatcttggagcacaaagtaaaacaattggaaaagtgattggttaaatagactggattgattaatccaaaatgcataccatgattattggtgccagttactccactcagataagtttctttttctctctccaacagtcatccaaatttggattttcttctttattcttaattctcaaaatcgtcgcatttcattgctgttaattttactcctctaaagctcttccaaggttagccttgtttcaacaaataagaaggaatttcaaagtttactaccagtttcAAAATTGTACAAATCAAAATGCGGCTAGGACATGCCAGAGATAGtgtgatgaaaagtgggacatagagtgtaagcaaaagttaaattggtgaaatggttcagtaatgtcgcgGGAGATGCAGAGGTCAAAAATGAAAAACAACGGTTGGGGTGTAGAGCACTCAGATCATCTAGGGTACTGGGGTTAAGGATCAATCAGAAGGTCAAACAATTCTCGACCGGCTCAAGGCAACCAGTCAAAGCAAAGCATGACAAAGGAAGAAGCACCTTCGGCAAGAATgtcacaactaaccaccacgttttaaactgacaagatttttctttgatttgaaacaggggcaaaaatttcatttgtttcgaAGAAATCCTACGTGAAGAAAGAGCAAGCACCAAgcaggtttgatcgcaaagttctcaggactctcctagaaaatgggacttagtttaaaattcaaaataatcataaGTAGCAGAATCTAGCATAAACGTACCCCAAGGGAATATAAGCGGAACTTTGAAGTTTGCatgcttgagataggattcagtagaaattttcaggaccctcctgaataatgcgATGTAGCACTAAgaattccattagataacaagttTTAGCATAAGTTTGGCTATAAGGAagtataatttagctttaaaagcGTCACTTGTAAgataagatttaatttaaaacttttcaggaccctcctggataatgggatgaagTTTTAGGACCAAGTTAGATAACAAGGTTCAATAGAAGAAAATATAATGCAGCTTTGAAACGGGCATTTTActagaaattttcaggaccctcctggataatgggatctggTTTACAGATTGTTCGAGATATTaagtaacatgattcagttaacACTCACAAAGGTTCCCGACTACCAaattggggtagaaaattttctttgttttgtctattttgttgaattCAGGTGCTCGTCTGAAGAACAGGGAAGAACAACACGAATGTTAAAGATAAAAAGCAGTTCAGGatcaagtaatcaggagcccacctggagaacaaggtaaaacaaatcaagtttcaaggaagattGACACAAGTATTGGTAATGAGGCACCTATCTGGAGGAACAATGGAGAACAAGTCAAGGAAAAAACAgttaaagtttcagcaatcaggcgcccacctatagagcaagggaatacaattcaagtttcagcagtcaggcgcccacctaaagagcaagggaatacagttcaagtttcagtaattaggagcccgcctagagaacaaagggaaaaagtacaattcaaatgttggaaatcaggagtccgcctgaagaacgaagggaagaagtacaagttcaattttttttgaaatcaggagcccgcctggagaacgaagggaagaagtacaaatcaaacttcaataatcaggagcccgcctggagaacgaatgAAAGGAGTACGATTCAAGTTTcaataatcaggagcccgcctggagaacagagggaagacaacaatggtcaaaagaagacaattcaagttGAAAGGGGAAAGCAATTTGAGTTTCATAGGAAGGAAAcacaattcaagtattggcaatcaagaAACCGCCTAAAAAATGAAAGGAATAAGAATAGAAGGAAGCAATTCAAGGAAAGGCAATAACAATCAAAGGAAGACGGTTAAAGTTCGGCAATCGGgtatccacctggaaaacaagggaaagtAATTGAAGTAAAGGGAAAGCATCACAAAAGTAcgattcaagtcagcaacaaaagaactTCTGTAGGAAAacacaagtcaacaaggcaacaacaatcacaagatcaagtttgaaaataaatctttgtaatgcatagttcatagcttagtttagcttcttttattttgtcacggtgtaataaggaggtcagtaagtagcagcagcaacaacaacagtgaaatcacagcttcatggtagtcccagctaccgaaacttcccgaactatactgacctgattcctttatagccaaggatatgtaggaaacctttgaagcagaggttcggtcagaTTCTTTCAAAGATGCtttccacggagtattcaaatgggcaaaaatcgctcgtatccgctcacttgatctttgcacgaaaactcttcgtgtttccgagcaaagaggggtagctgtgagcacgtgatttttgccatatatgaattattcccataaattcaaaacaaaacaatttttTCCATTGCTCgcaattttgtttatttttgtggcatttcctattattgtttgcatttttgtttaaatcataaaaaatacaaaaatattgcatctgcgtttaggatttaatttttatatttttagatcaATTAGTACATTAATTTGtttaacaaaaatagaaaaaaatcataaaaaatagtcatgttgcattttaatttcgaatttttggcaATTTCTTTTTTGGTATTCAATTATTTGTGGTTATTATTATTTAgagataattaagttaatttagtagaataatttggtttagggattaattaaggttttattttttattttgagaagaaaaatacttttgaaataaaaagaaaaggaaaggaatgaAAAAGAAATCAGAAGTTGGGCCAATTTAATTAAAATCCCAAGCACAAATCAAATAACCCTCCCAAAACCCGGATAGACCCAACCCAACCCGTCCCCCTACCCGGTCCAGCCCCATTgccatccaaacgacgtcgtttgacaAGTTTTGATAAGGGCCGTCGATATCATTTGATCAAACGGTGCACTACGTCGCCCATTAACCCAACCCCGACCCGATCCAGAACCAAACCGCCCCTACTTAgtcaaaacgaccccgtttcgaaTAAGGATTCAATCGGAGCTGTTGGATTCCAATCATCCGACGGCTCCAATTAATCATCCCATTTTAATATACCCAAACCCCTCAGATCCCCCCTCCACTTTACTCTCATCCCTCCCAAACACCCAAACGCTAGAGACGGCGCCCCTGAAACCTCCATCGTTTCCGGTAGCGGCGCAGCCTTATACCACCCCTACCCACCTGAAAATAACACCCCAAGACCCTCTCCGTACCCTCTTCCCCAATCTGTAGCTAGTTTTCCTCGAATCACCCTAggacttctcgaatcttcaatcgaagcaGTCCAGTCACAAAATCCCCGAACCCTAGATTACCCAATGGACCCCAAATCAACACCACATAACCCCCATAaatccctcataccaaatccatcattggtttccttcgaatctgacCGGATCTCGtctaattttaaatctaagttcgaaccctaaaagttcaaaatcagttTTCGTTGAACCTGATAACATGCATCGATCCAAGCCTCTAGTTTTTCATGATTAGAAGGTCGATTCACTACAAAACCGAtgctgttcatttgttcttgataGAGAACAAATGATTAGCATCAGTTTCGGGTGAGTCAGAGTATCAAGGGTAATTTCAAGTTTAGCCGGTGAGTTCCCTTTATTGTTTTCTGTTCATGTTTAAATTTGTTTCACCTTTTActcttcttctttccttcttgttttctttctccAGTATTCTTCTAAGTAGTCCTTCCGTTCAGAAGTCTGTTAGTCCTTCATCTGCATTAATCTTATTTCAATAGCATTTTTCTGAATTTATAATTATATAAGAAAGCTCTAGGTTTAATTGAATTGGTCGAGACTTCTTTGAATATGTTTTGGAAGTCGTTAGTTCCATTCAGAGTCTTATAGCAGATTAATTCAATGAATTGATATGATTCAGTTGTtagattttttcttaattttgaaGTGCATTTGTATTAGTTCGTTTGTTTCCTGTTTATACGAATTCAGAGTTTAAGAGTGATAAATAACAGAAGCTTTgagggtaatttgggtagtctagcCTAAAGAAACTGTCAATAATTGAATTAGGAAGCTTCCAATAAGTGGTAGGGTTTAAGAATGCACTACTGACTAATTTAAAGAACTAAGTTAAGTGGAGTTAATTAAAAATTGTTGAAAGGGCATTTGTGAATCCAAGGAGGAATTTTCTACTGCCTATATAGAGATCAGAATTGAAAGAAGGAAGGGGGAGGAGAAAAGAAGAGAATATAGAGTGTAGGGAAGAAAAAACAGAGATTGAAGagataaaaaattttaaaaaaaagttggCTGACTGGTTCAAATAATTACTGTTCTATTGAACATTTTCTGAGATTTCTTGAAGTTTTGATTTCTAAAGTAATTGCTGATTCTGGTAGCTAAAATGGATtaaatcttgttttcaaaagcTTGGTTTGAAATGGTCATATTCCCAACTCGATTGGGactgtttcatctactgcttcatATCAATCTTCTTGAGTTTGAGTTGCTTTGTTGAAATTGGTGTTGCTCTGCTGTGATTCCTGCTGATACCTCACTTTTCTGCTTCCTTCTTTTACTTCCAGCTGGTCATAGACTCCTCACTCCTAGACCCTAGAGACCTCCCTCTTCAGATGGAGATAGAGAAAAACGACGCATTTTGAAGTTAAGGAGTTTCTCCTCCATTTtccgtcaaaaatcaaagaacAGACCCCCCCAAACGGCTTCTTCTTCATAAAAATCCAAGGAGCTTGGGTAGCTACTTCTTTTCATAAGAGAAGCAACAACTCACTCTCATTTCCAAATAAGGGAACGGCCAGATCTCTCTCAATTTTGCTGTGATACCTCACGATAAGAGTGGTCTCAATTTCTATTGCAATACCTCGCGATTTCTGAGGTTTCGATCTGTCTTTTAGGCTGGGAATTGAAGCTGTTCTTGCTGGGTTTGCTGTTGCTGAACATTGTCTGGACTAATAGTTGATTCTTCATACCTAGTTTCTCTTTGACCTTTATTTGGTCGTGGATTTTCTGTTTTATTTCAAGTTATTAGGTATGTGACTATacatttgaatttttttaaagatATTAATCGAAAATCAGGGTTACATGTTAGTTTGTGTTTGTTATGAATATTCATGCCTTTTCTTGTTTGAGTATAAAACAGAGTACCGAAAATAGCTGGTTGATTAAGTAGCGCTGGATTTTAGTAATTGAAGTGTGAAATTGGGATGTTGGTTTATGAATAGGAAGAAACGATAAAAATTTTCCTTAGTTTCATGGTTATTTTTCCAGTTGCTGTTCATAATAATACTTGCCATGGATTAACTTGCTAAAAAACTAACTAAATGTGCTTTTGTTTCGTTAtaataatttttcctttagtttcgTCATCATTAACTTGTTGTTTATAATAATTTTTCCCTTTAGTTTCGTTACTTGTAGGTGGTTATTTTGCATTTTGTTCCTCCTGTTTGGATCGTTGTTATCTAAATATTTGTCTTAATAAGTGTGCTTATACATATTCTGAaagattttaataatttttaatttgttttaataGGTGCTTATACATGTTCTGAAAGATTATAGTAATTTTAATTCCTCAAAAATACTcttttcatcaaataagttcaatcCATAACTCATGGCCCTCGTGTAGTGATTTtcaatcctttagaaatcgagacGTGCCATTTAGCTGAATTTcaatggccctcgcaaagttgaatgtgcggagttgctttaggcgcgttattttaataatttactttcctaaactcgggtgcgcatttatgtgacccaaatcctaatctcaacaatgttagataaaatatgttgcgGACTGCGTGTACATTTATGCGACGTGGTTAGAGACGTATTTTAGGTGACGTTGAATCTTTCTTAAAAAATTAATTAGCTAAAAGCGGTTTTAAGGTTAAAAttcacataggtttaaaagtgtattaaaatcaagtaataagccaattataacagttgagcgaccgtgctagaaccacggaactcgggaatgcctaataccttctcccgggttaacaaaattccttacccgaatttctgtgttcgcggactgtaatacagagtcaatctttcctcgattcgggatttaaaccggtgacttgggacacagtaaattatcccaagtggagactctgaacttttaataaaatgatcccatttcgattgtcactttaagttggaaaaaactcccttatatactatCTTCCGGGGGTAtagcgaaaaaggaggtgtgacagtataaatagaacattttaccatttttaggtcatcagatatatcCAGAACTTAGCTGTGCTCGTGGGAACCCCATCTGTAGCCATTGTTTGGCATCTTAGCTGCAAATTACCGATAGATTCTTATATtttcatttagcatttaattaatatgccttgttcttcatttatttctctattttcttcttcaagcatgagtagctaaatccattagttagggttgtgtctcaaccctagtgtggctaattgatgggtattgccatctattgttagattgactatgggtgtttgttatttgggtcaatatTTTGGTTTAATCTATTGGTAGTTGCAAACACtcgtttgtgctaagttgacttggctgtTCTTGAGAAAGTGAGCCTaggtctccaaaattgacccaacaagaaattgggatggactcaagagaattgataatcccaattaaagggttaaacctcgagagaataattacccaacttgaaccctagttgcttgagctaatttgcctacctgTTTgttctcgagagagtcaattgggcaaaatcactctctctactgagaggtgtgagagtgggtaaaattgtgcaacggttatagcataagccccaattacgTCAATCGAACTTTAGTAACATCTagccgtcaattagccacctaggtaatgtcacgaccctagtgcttttcttcctattagatacaacttacCAGCTATatcgtagcataatctagtttcaattaatagtttgataatagtagtttataatcaaaAAACCTAAAAATGTATGGAAGCGACATTTcgaacaattacacaactctattctagatagatactcgactacattcctagctccctgtggaaatcgatcccgaccctcatatcgggtaaaagctattgcgaccctctcttcctactttttagtattGTGGAGTTGGTgttgatcactttttggcgccgttgccggggagctaacagttttggctatctatttagttagttttgtgtattgttcttctttccttctttgttacttacttgtttgtgtcattactcaggtaccaacatggctttaaataATGCTAATGACCGTCTTGGAAATGTGATaacgggggaggaggtagatgatcttgagaaAGATAAGGTGCCTCTTGGacctcaaggtcaacggagaggccggaatgccaatgctaatccaaatgacaatattccagaccctcctccggttcctccaagagtggctcccagagtattaccgaactagggctacgcaagtgctattATCCCACCCCaaatccgggcgggcaactttcagataaccaatgtgatgttgaccatACTTGAGCAGGTGGGTACTTCACAGgcactgcaaatcaaaatgcctacaaacatctcaaggggttcgtagatacattctgggggagcaaacagacgaatgtgtccgaggatgcgttgagattgagacttttcccgttctcacttcggggaaaggcattggattggcttgagagactccccaaccattccatcataacttgggatgagttggcggataattttattgccaaattcttctctcctaatcatatggcggcacttcgagatgaaatattagccttcaaacaagagccaacggaacctttgcatgagatttgggagcgatatagaacgatggtgaagaagtgcccaaataatgatatgaccgaggccatgatccaacaaaccttctaccgaggcataaatactacaaatcaatgcattgttaaccaattggctgggggaaattttatgaaactttcttatgaAGAGGCACGTGATGTACgtgatgaaatggcggacacttcttcagcatggcagagtagagcaaatgtacCTCAAGGTGACCCGAcgattatccatttgcacaaggaattacatgatcaagGGCATGCGATAGCTGAACTTACCATTacgatgaatcaattggctaaggaacagttgcaacaagttcagaatcctcgccaagtgaatgccatagagggtgttagtatgcttgttaacaagagaaggcaaatgaggcaacaaaatcaaggaaattctgagcagtttgttgatgaatatgatgggtgtcaaaatgatggttatggtTACCAAAGTGAGGAGGTataatatgtcaacaactatcaaggcaatagaggcaattcttcaaaccaacaatggcgaccccaaggaaattggggcaatcaacaacaaggtggtggtaattggaacaacaacaaccaaaacaacaattggggtaatcaacacaacaaccaaggcaattggaatggaaataacaacaactggggcaacaacaataatcaaggcgggtggaacaacaatggaaaccaaggcaaccaggggcaaggctttcaaaggccccctaTGTACTAACAAcagaacaatccaccccctttcccttcttaaggtcctagttcttctggtaatgatatgagcagaattgaaatgatgttcgaaaagatgatgaagaggaatgcggattccGATGCACAGTTGgattctcacaacacctctatccgaaacttggaggtgcaattaggccaaatctctcagtcattgaatactcgcccgaagggtgccctaccaagtgatacggtagtgaacccaaagggtgggaacaatcatgttatggcggtcacaacaagaagtgggagaggcggtgatgtgaatgcctctaagcaaaagcaagtcgtgAATGacgatgttgagttgcaagaggacgaagtccctttggtagttgaagatgtggttgatgtaaatgtgaacaatgaagtaaGGATTGATATggaagaagtcgaggtggaaacccaaaatgatgtgaacccgtctagggaacacatcattgatatgccggagccggttgtgccaaaagccatggctcctttgccaagacaacccccaccttatcctcaaaggctcgcgaagcagaagaatgataatcagtataaaaagttcattgacatgatgaagagcttatctactaatgtgcctctggtggaggcacttgaacaaatgccgggctacgcaaaattcatgaaagacttagTTACAAAGAAGTGTTCCATGgactgtgaaactataaagatgactcatcaagttagtgctatagtgcattcaatggccccaaatcttgaagatcctggtgctttcaccattccttgcaccattgggagtgcggattttgctaaagctctttgtgacttgggaggtagtatcaatttgatgccttacgcagttttcaaaactttgggtatcgggcaacctaggccaacttcaatgagacttcaaatggcagaTAGATCGATGAAGTgacctttgggaattattgatgatgtgcttgtccgggtggacaaattcatattgtcagtcgactttgtgattttggattgtgaggtggactataaggttcctattatcttgggcagacctttccttgcaacaggGAAGACATTGG
This genomic stretch from Nicotiana sylvestris chromosome 9, ASM39365v2, whole genome shotgun sequence harbors:
- the LOC138878399 gene encoding uncharacterized protein; the encoded protein is MLVEKVPEGKYIPNPKITAASVRVAFEILKNGFDPGKGLGSSLQGIIQPVSLPKNLGTFGLGFKPTTTYIKRSRKLKQRAWVLPKQVPLLSRSFVMSGTRSRPVRPIPSSMIDPNKELIEKFEKLFDDVNMVEIGKEVEGDDESEYDEDEAFEVISKELNHFEGRPKPNLNDTEAINLGDTDNIIKNKISVHLKPKIREEIIKALIKYKDIFAWSYDDMPGLSTDLVVRKLATDPTFPPVKQKLRKFKTDMSVKIKEEITEQLDAKVIRVTRYPIWLANVVLVPEKDGKIRVCVDYRNLNKASPKDNFPLPNIHILIDNCVKHEIGSFVDCYAGYHQILMDEEDAEKTIKLMLILYIFKSEISMLTVTWWKKNLMAPWPFVAWGMDVIGPIEPAASNEHRFIMVAIDYFTKWVEAKTLKSVTKKAMVDFVHSNIICRFGIPKAIVTDNGANLNSNLMKEVCQQFKITHRNSTPYRPKENRAAEAANKNIKKILRKMVEVGATPYLLVYGTEVVILAEVEIPSLWIVAEAEIEDDEWVKTRLEQLSFIDEKRLEAVCHGQLYQKRMARAYNKKVHPRKFEVGAKISFVSKKSYVKKEQAPSRCSSEEQGRTTRMLKIKSSSGSSTNMALNNANDRLGNVITGEEVDDLEKDKVPLGPQGQRRGRNANANPNDNIPDPPPVPPRVAPRVGTSQALQIKMPTNISRGS